From a region of the Acidobacteriota bacterium genome:
- a CDS encoding efflux RND transporter periplasmic adaptor subunit, which produces MMMVSRSSRRWTLLFLSLALLSCQEQETAPAEEVIRPVRYTQVKVVSAARTRSFTGLAKAGVESRLSFKVAGTLRELNVQVGDSIRKGQVIARLDPRDYQLMVEQAEAGLAQARAELENAQANLRRIRGLYENNNASEADLDAAYTQVRVIEATIDSIQKQLDLAQLQVEYCTLQAPVSGSVRDVPVEINENVSAGQPAVIITEANLPEVEVGIPEVLISGVRRGSEVQVRFDAVPGQSFAGIVNEVGVAASSSLNTFPVTVRLRRDDSRVLPGMSAEVSFRFGEGGQSRRVILPSHAVAQDRQGNFVFVLEKTGDQLARVRRRPVRVGDIVGEGLEVLQGLEEGELIVVSGTSKVRDGQTVKIRPEDQI; this is translated from the coding sequence ATGATGATGGTGTCTCGCTCAAGCAGGAGATGGACGCTGCTCTTTTTGTCGCTGGCTTTGCTCTCCTGCCAGGAGCAGGAGACAGCCCCGGCCGAAGAAGTGATTCGCCCGGTGCGCTACACGCAGGTGAAAGTCGTCAGCGCGGCCCGCACCCGCAGTTTCACGGGACTTGCCAAGGCCGGCGTGGAATCCCGCCTCAGCTTCAAGGTGGCGGGCACCTTGCGGGAGCTCAACGTACAGGTGGGGGATTCCATTCGAAAGGGGCAGGTCATCGCCCGGCTCGACCCGCGCGATTACCAGCTCATGGTGGAACAGGCCGAGGCCGGCCTGGCTCAAGCCAGGGCTGAGCTGGAGAACGCTCAGGCCAACCTGAGGCGGATTAGAGGTCTTTACGAGAACAACAACGCGTCCGAAGCCGATTTGGACGCCGCATACACCCAGGTGCGCGTCATTGAAGCCACGATCGATTCCATCCAGAAGCAACTCGACCTGGCCCAGTTGCAGGTCGAGTACTGCACCCTGCAAGCGCCTGTCAGCGGATCGGTCAGAGACGTCCCCGTGGAGATCAACGAGAACGTCAGCGCCGGGCAACCGGCGGTCATCATTACCGAAGCCAACCTTCCCGAGGTGGAGGTGGGGATTCCCGAGGTACTCATCTCCGGAGTTCGCCGGGGAAGCGAGGTGCAGGTGCGTTTCGACGCTGTTCCGGGCCAGTCGTTCGCGGGCATTGTCAATGAAGTCGGCGTGGCCGCCTCCTCCAGTCTCAACACCTTTCCCGTCACCGTTCGGCTGAGGCGCGACGATTCCCGCGTTTTGCCCGGCATGTCCGCCGAGGTGAGCTTCCGCTTCGGGGAGGGGGGCCAAAGCCGCCGCGTCATCCTGCCCAGCCACGCCGTGGCCCAAGACCGCCAGGGCAACTTCGTCTTCGTGCTTGAGAAAACGGGCGACCAACTGGCCAGGGTGCGCCGGCGGCCGGTGCGGGTCGGGGACATCGTGGGAGAGGGGCTGGAGGTCTTGCAGGGTCTGGAAGAGGGGGAACTGATCGTGGTTTCAGGCACCAGCAAAGTCAGGGACGGGCAGACGGTCAAGATCCGTCCCGAAGATCAAATCTGA
- a CDS encoding efflux RND transporter permease subunit, with translation MDITRFAIEKDRITLVVVLLVFAAGISAYLAMPRAMDPGFTIRTALVVTRFPGASPERVENLVTDKLEEAIQEMPELDAVRSQSKTGVSIVYVDILESYTEMRPIWDSLRRKVADVRPDLPDGISGPFVNDEFGDVFGIIVAITGDGFGYAQLKDVADAVRDELLRLPDAGKVEIVGGQDERVFVEYNEARLAELGLSTTFLRQTLEARNIIIPGGNVRTEQERIVLEPSGNFGSVADLARTVISVPGVDSDQLVYLEDIADIRRGYVDPPSTMMNANGDRSLGLAISMREGGNLIALGEQVRALVDRLPAQFPIGVDFDIVAFEPERVDRKVRDFVGNVVQAIALVLLVMLIMLGLRTGLIVATLIPSAMVMSLLLMNVFSIGLDQMSLAALIIALGLLVDNAIVMAEAIMVRMASGEAGVNAAVHAAAELRVPLLTSSLTTAAAFLPIYLAESAVGEYTAPLFQVVTITLLSSWLLALTFIPLLCVKFLKVKEEKRDFGTRFYRLYRGFLKVLLRFPPLTLAAVVVVFLLVMQLLALIPNIFFPASDVPIFQAELTLPVGTAIEYNEEVVAEISRFVEEELRVNGERREGVVNWSAYIGQGAPRFYLSYSPEQTSPEYSFLLFNASSREIINQMMPRLEAFCLERFPDLKPAIKALATGPIIKNPVEIRLSGPDVGRLFAISDTVKAKLHEIPGSKNIDDDWGQRTKKILVDIDAARARRSGVSNQDVAVSLQTLLSGFQTTQYREGNEIIPVILRSSQADREDIGKLESLNIFSQATGSTVPLKQVADLSLEFEAAKIYRRDRLKTITVSSNLADGVTATEVTDELVPWLEAESQQWPLGYRWSLGGEYENSGKSSQSINDKLPIAGLIIVLLLVGQFNSFRRAAIILLTIPLGLVGVVLGLLIMDSYFGFMTLLGVVSLAGIVINNAIVLIDRIDIEIGEGLSPARAIMEAAQQRLRPILLTTLTTVLGLIPLYLGGGPMFEPLAVAVMFGLVFATLLTLGVVPALYALFFRVSFKGFRY, from the coding sequence ATGGACATCACTCGCTTCGCTATTGAGAAGGACCGCATCACCCTGGTGGTGGTCTTGCTGGTCTTTGCAGCCGGAATCAGCGCCTATCTGGCCATGCCCCGGGCCATGGACCCAGGCTTCACCATCCGCACGGCCCTGGTCGTCACCCGCTTTCCGGGCGCCAGCCCGGAACGGGTCGAGAACCTGGTCACCGACAAGCTGGAAGAAGCCATCCAGGAAATGCCCGAACTGGACGCGGTGCGCAGCCAGTCCAAGACCGGGGTCTCCATCGTCTACGTCGACATCTTGGAGAGCTACACCGAGATGCGTCCCATCTGGGACAGCCTGCGGCGAAAGGTGGCGGACGTTCGGCCCGACCTCCCCGATGGGATCAGCGGGCCCTTCGTCAACGACGAGTTCGGGGACGTCTTCGGAATCATCGTGGCCATCACGGGAGATGGGTTCGGATATGCCCAATTGAAAGACGTGGCCGATGCCGTGCGCGACGAATTGCTGCGGCTGCCCGATGCCGGCAAGGTTGAAATCGTGGGGGGTCAGGACGAGCGCGTTTTCGTGGAGTACAACGAAGCCCGCCTGGCTGAACTGGGGCTGTCGACCACCTTCCTGCGGCAGACCCTGGAGGCCCGCAACATCATCATTCCGGGCGGCAACGTCCGCACCGAGCAGGAGCGCATCGTACTGGAGCCTTCAGGCAACTTCGGGTCGGTGGCGGATCTGGCGCGCACCGTCATCAGCGTGCCCGGAGTCGATTCCGACCAGCTTGTCTATCTGGAGGACATCGCCGACATTCGGCGCGGCTATGTCGACCCGCCCAGCACCATGATGAACGCCAATGGAGACCGCTCGCTGGGCCTGGCCATCTCGATGCGCGAGGGCGGCAACTTGATCGCGCTGGGAGAGCAGGTTCGAGCCCTGGTCGACCGGCTTCCGGCCCAGTTTCCCATCGGGGTGGATTTCGACATCGTCGCCTTCGAACCCGAGAGGGTGGACCGCAAGGTGCGCGACTTCGTGGGCAACGTGGTGCAGGCCATAGCCCTGGTGTTGCTGGTCATGCTGATCATGCTGGGGCTGCGCACGGGGCTGATCGTGGCCACCCTCATCCCTTCGGCCATGGTGATGAGCCTGCTGCTGATGAACGTCTTCTCCATCGGACTCGATCAGATGTCCCTGGCCGCACTGATCATCGCCTTGGGACTGCTGGTCGACAACGCCATCGTCATGGCCGAAGCCATCATGGTTCGCATGGCCTCGGGCGAGGCCGGAGTGAACGCGGCCGTCCACGCGGCTGCCGAACTGCGCGTTCCCCTGCTCACCTCTTCCCTCACCACCGCCGCCGCTTTTCTCCCCATTTACCTGGCTGAATCGGCGGTGGGGGAATATACGGCTCCCCTCTTCCAGGTCGTGACCATCACCCTGCTCTCTTCCTGGCTTCTGGCTCTGACATTCATACCTCTGCTGTGCGTGAAGTTCCTCAAGGTGAAGGAAGAAAAGCGGGACTTCGGAACCCGTTTCTACCGTCTCTATAGGGGCTTTCTCAAAGTCCTCCTTCGCTTTCCTCCCCTGACGCTGGCTGCCGTCGTGGTGGTCTTTCTGCTGGTCATGCAGTTGCTGGCGCTGATCCCCAACATCTTCTTTCCCGCTTCGGACGTGCCCATCTTTCAGGCGGAACTGACCCTGCCTGTGGGCACCGCCATCGAGTACAACGAGGAGGTGGTCGCCGAAATCTCGCGTTTCGTCGAGGAGGAACTCAGGGTTAACGGCGAGAGGAGGGAGGGCGTGGTCAACTGGTCGGCTTATATCGGGCAAGGAGCGCCCCGCTTTTACCTTTCCTATTCGCCCGAACAGACCAGTCCGGAGTATTCCTTCCTGCTCTTCAACGCCAGCTCGCGGGAGATCATCAATCAGATGATGCCGCGCCTGGAAGCTTTCTGTCTTGAGCGCTTTCCCGATCTCAAGCCGGCCATCAAGGCGCTGGCCACCGGCCCCATCATCAAGAACCCCGTCGAGATCCGCTTGTCGGGGCCTGACGTGGGGCGCCTCTTCGCCATCAGCGACACGGTCAAGGCCAAGCTGCACGAGATTCCGGGCAGCAAGAACATCGACGACGATTGGGGCCAGAGGACGAAAAAGATCCTGGTCGACATCGACGCGGCGCGGGCCCGGCGCAGCGGTGTCTCCAATCAAGATGTGGCCGTCTCTCTGCAAACGCTGCTGAGCGGATTCCAAACCACCCAGTACCGGGAAGGAAACGAGATCATCCCGGTGATATTGCGATCATCCCAAGCCGACCGCGAAGACATCGGAAAGCTGGAAAGCCTCAACATCTTCTCCCAGGCCACCGGCAGTACGGTCCCTCTCAAGCAGGTGGCCGATCTCAGCCTCGAGTTCGAGGCTGCCAAGATCTATCGGCGCGACCGTCTCAAGACCATTACCGTGTCTTCGAATCTGGCCGACGGCGTAACCGCGACTGAAGTGACCGACGAATTGGTTCCCTGGCTGGAGGCAGAATCGCAACAGTGGCCTCTCGGATACCGCTGGTCGCTGGGAGGGGAATACGAGAATTCGGGCAAGTCCAGCCAGTCCATCAACGACAAACTGCCCATCGCCGGACTCATCATCGTTCTGCTGCTGGTGGGCCAGTTCAATTCCTTCCGCCGGGCCGCCATCATCCTGCTGACGATTCCGCTGGGACTCGTCGGCGTGGTGCTGGGGCTGCTGATCATGGACTCCTACTTCGGATTCATGACGCTCTTGGGAGTCGTTTCCCTGGCCGGAATCGTCATCAACAACGCCATCGTCCTCATCGACCGCATCGACATCGAGATCGGAGAGGGGCTGAGTCCGGCCCGCGCCATCATGGAAGCGGCTCAACAAAGGCTGAGGCCGATACTCTTGACGACTTTGACGACGGTGCTGGGGCTGATCCCGCTCTACCTGGGCGGAGGGCCCATGTTCGAGCCGCTGGCGGTGGCGGTGATGTTCGGACTGGTCTTCGCCACCCTGCTCACGCTGGGAGTCGTGCCCGCCCTCTACGCCTTGTTCTTCCGCGTCAGCTTCAAGGGCTTCCGCTACTAG
- a CDS encoding ion channel, which translates to MCFPAVRNHSQRPRCLFLFLSLLALLLLAPVVNLGPGAAVMFLLLQSITLIAGISALRFRGRSLPAAVVLAVLQLAASVAALAYQYPMARYLALIFIILFYLYLLAHVLSYVLSREGRGVDRIIGGLSAYLLMGVAWGFLYILIEAAAPGSFATPGTDFPVDGAGRPDLIYFSFVTLTTLGFGEIVPASPLVRPITILEALAGVFFMAVLVARLVGSYSTDPE; encoded by the coding sequence ATGTGCTTTCCAGCAGTTCGCAACCATTCTCAACGGCCCCGCTGCCTCTTCCTTTTTCTTTCCCTCCTGGCGCTGCTGCTGCTGGCTCCCGTAGTCAACCTGGGGCCCGGTGCGGCCGTCATGTTTCTGCTTCTCCAGTCGATCACCCTGATCGCCGGAATCTCCGCCTTGCGCTTCCGCGGCCGCTCCCTTCCCGCTGCCGTGGTGCTGGCCGTACTGCAACTAGCCGCCTCCGTCGCCGCGCTCGCCTACCAGTATCCGATGGCCCGCTACCTGGCCCTGATTTTCATCATCCTCTTTTACCTCTACCTCCTGGCCCACGTGCTTTCCTACGTGCTCAGCAGAGAAGGCCGGGGCGTCGATCGCATCATCGGGGGCTTGAGCGCCTACCTGCTGATGGGCGTCGCCTGGGGATTCCTCTACATCCTCATCGAAGCCGCCGCGCCGGGCTCTTTCGCGACACCGGGAACGGACTTCCCTGTCGATGGCGCAGGACGGCCCGACCTCATCTACTTCAGCTTCGTCACCCTCACCACTCTGGGTTTTGGAGAAATCGTGCCGGCCTCGCCGCTGGTGCGTCCCATCACCATTCTGGAAGCCTTGGCCGGAGTCTTCTTTATGGCCGTTCTGGTGGCTCGGCTGGTGGGCAGCTATTCCACCGACCCTGAATAA
- a CDS encoding CHRD domain-containing protein: protein MKERGNMLKKGFYLAICALFMASMVIAQPVSFDLTGDQEVPPVDTEFSGSCTGNLDALQTAFSIDCTHDVDNATAAHIHRGAEGVNGPIVFFLNADTTFSFTVTAETLQQQADDMLPVAGISFEEFLDALRTGNLYVNVHTMANVGGEIRGQIPPTGQSLYFAQFGSGLGDPMLNTPTISSQITLLNSSATPASGTVSFFDDAGMPADVTVGDTMASEFPFTLNGNGTFQLDLVPTETFVVGSAVLNADQSVIGFLRFAIEGSGIASVLGQGAGTSLVAPVTVSETLNTGVALQNAETSMITVNCELRDDTGAAVAMTGVPLDGRGHFSQFVTELFDSVDFSTGFQGSIACSSDSGFAMIALEQGPADSGLLNAVPSVPN from the coding sequence ATGAAAGAAAGGGGCAATATGCTAAAGAAAGGTTTTTACTTGGCGATCTGCGCGCTGTTCATGGCGTCGATGGTGATCGCCCAACCGGTGAGTTTTGACCTCACGGGGGATCAGGAAGTTCCCCCTGTCGACACGGAATTCTCCGGTAGCTGTACGGGAAATCTAGACGCTCTCCAAACAGCCTTCTCGATTGATTGCACGCACGACGTGGACAACGCTACGGCGGCCCACATTCACCGCGGGGCAGAAGGTGTTAACGGACCCATCGTTTTCTTCCTCAATGCCGACACGACCTTCAGTTTCACCGTCACGGCCGAAACCCTGCAGCAGCAGGCCGATGACATGTTGCCCGTAGCCGGCATCTCTTTCGAAGAGTTCCTGGATGCGCTGCGGACTGGCAACCTCTACGTCAACGTCCACACGATGGCGAATGTGGGCGGCGAAATCCGCGGACAGATTCCGCCGACAGGCCAATCGCTGTACTTCGCCCAGTTCGGATCGGGCTTGGGCGATCCCATGCTCAACACGCCCACTATCAGTTCTCAGATCACCCTGCTGAACAGTTCGGCGACTCCCGCCAGCGGCACGGTCTCGTTCTTCGACGACGCCGGCATGCCGGCTGATGTGACTGTGGGAGATACGATGGCATCCGAGTTCCCGTTTACTCTGAACGGGAATGGCACTTTTCAACTTGATCTGGTTCCGACCGAAACCTTTGTGGTTGGATCTGCGGTATTGAATGCCGACCAGTCCGTGATCGGCTTCCTCCGCTTCGCCATCGAAGGCTCGGGTATCGCCAGCGTACTGGGACAGGGCGCCGGCACCTCGCTGGTGGCCCCGGTGACCGTCAGCGAAACGCTCAATACCGGTGTGGCCCTGCAGAACGCCGAGACGTCGATGATCACCGTCAACTGCGAACTGCGCGACGACACTGGAGCGGCGGTGGCTATGACGGGTGTTCCTTTGGATGGAAGAGGACATTTCTCGCAGTTCGTCACCGAGTTGTTCGACAGCGTCGATTTCAGCACCGGCTTTCAAGGCAGCATCGCCTGTTCTTCTGACAGCGGCTTCGCCATGATCGCCCTGGAACAGGGTCCGGCCGACAGCGGATTGCTCAACGCCGTGCCTTCGGTTCCCAACTAA
- the chrA gene encoding chromate efflux transporter, protein MSQPSAAKATEVRQPGLAELAAVFFRIGVLGFGGPAAHIAMMEDEVVNRRRWISRQDFLDLVGATNLIPGPNSTEMAIHLGLRLGGWTGMLASGACFILPAVAMTGLLAWFYVAYGDLPNVEPLLRGIKPAVIAVIALAVWRFVPKAIDRVSLGILAALLIALSFLGWDEALLIIGGGLAGMLWLAGLAPFLKGVKSLPLLLILPLLQAAPGTQASSPSLQGLALFFLKIGCILFGSGYVLVAYLEGELVREKAWLTSQQLIDAIAVGQFTPGPVLTTSTFVGYLIQGWQGALVATVAIFTPSFIFVLVLSRFVPRLRESRWAGAFLDAVNASAVALMAAVAVNLGIQVVTGWPPALITALSLLLLYRFKLNSGLVVVLGGLLGWLLM, encoded by the coding sequence CCAAGGCTACGGAGGTCAGGCAACCCGGCCTGGCCGAATTGGCCGCCGTCTTCTTCCGCATCGGAGTCCTCGGCTTTGGAGGGCCCGCGGCCCACATCGCCATGATGGAAGACGAAGTGGTGAATCGCCGCAGGTGGATTTCACGACAGGACTTTCTCGACCTGGTAGGCGCCACCAATCTGATTCCCGGACCCAATTCCACCGAGATGGCCATCCATCTAGGCCTGCGTTTGGGCGGATGGACTGGGATGCTGGCCTCCGGGGCCTGTTTCATACTGCCGGCCGTCGCCATGACCGGACTCCTGGCCTGGTTCTACGTGGCCTACGGAGACCTCCCCAACGTAGAGCCCTTGCTGCGGGGCATCAAACCGGCCGTGATCGCCGTCATCGCCCTGGCGGTGTGGCGCTTTGTCCCCAAAGCGATCGATCGCGTTTCGCTAGGTATTTTGGCCGCGCTTCTCATCGCCCTTTCCTTCCTGGGCTGGGACGAGGCGCTGCTCATCATAGGGGGCGGTCTGGCGGGAATGCTTTGGCTGGCCGGGCTGGCACCCTTCCTCAAGGGAGTGAAGTCATTGCCCCTGCTGCTCATCCTGCCTTTGCTCCAAGCCGCGCCGGGGACGCAAGCTTCATCCCCCAGCCTGCAGGGACTGGCTCTCTTCTTCCTCAAAATCGGCTGCATCCTCTTCGGCAGCGGATACGTGCTGGTCGCCTACCTGGAAGGCGAACTGGTACGCGAGAAGGCCTGGTTGACGTCCCAGCAGCTCATCGACGCCATCGCCGTGGGCCAGTTCACGCCGGGGCCGGTGCTGACCACCTCGACCTTCGTCGGCTATCTCATCCAGGGCTGGCAGGGCGCTTTGGTGGCCACCGTGGCCATCTTCACCCCTTCCTTCATCTTCGTTCTCGTCCTCAGCCGCTTCGTACCGCGCCTGCGTGAAAGCCGTTGGGCCGGTGCCTTTCTGGACGCGGTCAATGCCAGCGCCGTGGCTTTGATGGCCGCTGTGGCCGTCAATCTGGGCATTCAAGTGGTGACCGGATGGCCTCCCGCCCTTATCACGGCGCTCTCGCTGCTGTTGCTCTACCGCTTCAAGCTCAACAGCGGCCTGGTGGTGGTCCTGGGCGGACTGCTGGGCTGGCTGCTGATGTGA